The Virgibacillus sp. SK37 region CAGTCTTACCTCCAAGTTATTACATTTGTATATAAAACTCATTATCAATCTAAATAATTAAATTTTCTGAATACGGTTGTTACTCTAAACTATTAATGGTTTAATTATATATAGACTCACATAAAAGAATTTTTGATAGCGCTTTCAATAAATTGCAAAGGAGATTACTAATTTATGGCAAAACGCGAACAGTTGGAACGAACGTTAAAACCTCAATGGGTTTGGGCAATTGCATTTGGCTCTGCAGTCGGATGGGGAGCATTTGTTTTACCAGTTGATTGGATGTCAATGGCAGGGCCTTTAGGAGTAATACTTGGATTCATGATTGGTGCATTATTAATGATTATTATCGGTGTAAGCTACGGGTTTCTTGTTGAAAAGTTGCCTGTCTCCGGTGGTGAATTTGCCTACGCTTACTATGGGTTAGGCAGGTATCATGCATTTCTATGTGGTTGGTTTTTAACACTAGGTTATATGTCTATCGTTGCATTGAATGCTTCTGCTTTAGCACTTTTAGGTAAATTTGTACTGCCTTCCGTTATTGAACAAGGTTTTATGTATAATATTGCAGGCTGGGAAGTTTATGCAGGTGAGGTAATTGTCGCCTGTCTTGCATTAATTGTATTTGCTTTTTTAAATATTCGTGGGGCAAGTTTATCGGGATTTTCGCAATATATTTTCTGCCTTATTCTTATAGTGGGAGTAGTGTTACTAACTATAGGCATGGTATTTCATCCTTCTAGTTCTTTCTCTAATATGCAGCCATTGTTCAAGCCGGGGATTGGAGCAATATCATCAATTATAGCTATTGTCGCTATTGCGCCATGGGCATATATCGGATTTGACAACATACCGCAAGCTGCGGAAGAATTTAATTTTTCACCTAAAAAATCGTTCAAATTAATTGTTATTGCCCTTATCTGTGCGGGTCTTACTTACTCTATGACAGTAATGGCAACAGGCGTAGGACAACCTTGGACTGCCGCCATGGAAGAAGGCTCTGTATGGGGCACAGGAACCATTGTACAAAATGCATTTGGCACTGGTGGATTGGTCTTACTTTCCTTTGCTTTATTAATGGGAGTTTTTACAGGGTTAAACGGTTTCTATATGACAACAAGCCGTTTACTATTCGCGATGGGCAGAGCCAAAGTATTGCCAAACATCTTCAGTAAATTACATCCTAAGCACAATACACCACATATAGGTATCATTTTTACACTTGCATTAACCATTATGGCACCGTTTTTCGGTCGTCAAGCTCTGTTATGGGTGGTAGATATGTCTGCTTTAGGCGTAACAATTGCCTACTTCTATGCGTGTTTTGTCGCCTACAAACTTTTCAAATGGAATGACAAAAAAGTACCAAATGAACGTCCATTTATGATTGTAGCTCCTGGAAGAAAGTTTCTATCTTTATTAGGAACGATATGTAGTGCAGCATTTTTCCTTCTTTTAGTTGTACCAGGTTCTCCTGGATTTCTAAGCCTTCCTTCATGGATTGCACTGTTTGTATGGATCGGGCTTGGCGGTATATTCTTTTTAGTGAGATTCAAAAGTTATCGGGCAGTCCCTAAAGCAGAAATGGATCACCTGGTATTGGGAGATTATGTTGATAAAGAGCCTGGGAAAGATTCATCTCAGTTAAAAGATCTAGCCGCAATATCCTCAGTTGAAGACATTAAATAATTGCATAGCATTTATAAAAGAAGAGTTATCTTATGGATAACTCTTCTTTTATGTGTCCCTAACAATGCGCAGTAGGAGTAAACTGCGACGTAACTTAGAATATAAAGACTGCGTAAATCACCGCTACGGTGAAATATTCCGCTTTCCGCGGGCGGCCTGCAAGCCTCCTCGAACTACACTAACGTTCCGTTCTGTGGGGTCTCGCTAGTCTCGCTTTTCCCGCAGGAGTCTTCATATTTCCCCTTCGCTAGGATGAGTCAGGAATATCGAAGTTATAATATATTTGTCACAAAAAAGTTGAGCAAACTCTAAAATTAGATAAAAGTCTATACCAATTGATTGGAATGGAAGATGGCGACTCCTGCCGGAATAGCATGAGCTGAAGACCCTGGACGAAGCGTAGCGAAGGAAGCGGCTGAAGCCATGCCGGCGGAAAGCGTCCATCTGCAATGCAAAGCAATGGCGTTAAATGCTCTCCGAATCGCATTTATGTAGCCTTTATATTTTAAAAGACGTCCATTTGCAAACAAACTTACTTCGCAGTATATCTAAACTGTGATATTATCATCTATTATTTCTATACTAAACTAGAAATATTAGAAAGGTAGGTATAAATCTATACTTACTTGGAAACTCTTGTATACTAATAAACTATTTATACAGGAGGAACGATGAACGTGTTAAAAAAATGTATGTTAAGTAGTTTTATTCTACTATTCTTTTTTACTATTATCCCTGCAGTTCATGCGGCTGAAGGTCAAATGTACCGAGTAAACGTAAATACTATTGAATTGAAAGAGGCACCAAAGGATGATGCCAGTGTAATAGGTCAATTAATAGAAGGTGATAAACTAACTACATTCGAAAATAATGATGGTTGGGTAAAAACCTTCTACCGGGGAGAAGCTGGATGGGTTCATGAAAAGAATTTACAAGCTATCCATCTTAATGCCGAAGGGAAACCCATCCCAGAGGAAAAGTCACCACAATCATATAAAGCAATAACTCCTAAAGGAGGGCTGATTAATTTGCCTGCTGAAAGAACAAAGCTAGTCTCACCCAACTTGAAATCAGCCTCCATGGAAATTACTAGGGGTGAAGAGAATAAATTATCCGGCTATCACTTCATTATAGATGCGGGGCATGGAGGAAAAGATGGGGGTGCATTGGCAAAAAAGATGAAGGAAAAGGACTTGACATTATCGACAGCTAAACTACTTGCTGAAGAGCTTAAAGAAGAAGGTGCTGACGTTACCCTTTCCCGAACCGATGACACCTACATTTCACTAGATGATAGAGCACACATAAGCAATTCAAGTGATGCTGATGCATTTATCAGCATACATTATAATGCAAACAAAAATTCAAAAGCAGCAGGTATCAGTACCTTCTATCACTCAAGCAAGCATAGTAAACTAGCAAACAGAATTCAAAGTGCTTTAGTTTTAGCTACGTCTATGAATGATCGCGGTACAAAGCAAGCAAATTATAAAGTTTTACGAAGTAACAGGAAGCCTGCGCTACTATTGGAGCTTGGGTTTATTACTAACCCAGACGAACTAGAAAAAATTAAGTCGATGACCTATCAACAGAATGCTGCTAAAGGGATTGTTGAAGGAATAAAAAGGCATTTTTTAAAGAATGACTAGAGGGTTAAGTAAAATAAAAAAAACTTCGCAGCCACTTGAGCTGCGAAGTCCCTATTCTATTTACCCCAAACACCATAATCCAGATGTTTATATTTATCCAACAAACGTGTTGGCATTTTTAATGCATCTCTACGGAATGGTGGTGCCAATTGTGTTCCATCAACATAAATATTTAAGACAGCTGGCTTTCTTTGCTCCAAGACTTCCTTTACAACAGGACCGATATCCTCTGGCTTTTCAATTGTATAGCCAAGTGCCCCCATGGATTTGGCCACTTCCGCAAAATCCGGTGCTTCAATATCTGAACCGATAAAACGATTATCATAATAGTCAACCTGATTTTTCTTTTCTGCAGCCCATGATTTATTATTAAATACACAAGCAATAACAGGTATGTTCTGTTCGACAGCTGTACTTACTTCATGCAAACTCATTCCCCATGCTCCATCACCAATAATTGCTGCAACTGGTGCATCTGGCTCAGCCAATTGAGCGCCTAGTGCTGCAGGATATGCAAATCCTGTATTACCAAAGGTAAGAGCAGCAATATGACGACGAGTCTGGTTAAATTTCAAGTATGCATTTGCTGTTGATGATACGTTACCAATATCTGTGGAGATAATTGTATTTTCCGGTAAAGCTTTCGTTAGCTCAAGCAAAGCGCGCCGTGGGTTAATTGGATCCCCATCTTCCAATGCCAAATCAACGAGCTCCTTTTCCCACTCTTCTTTTCGTTTACTAATTTTCTGTAAACGCGATGTGTCGGACGTAGTATTTGGCAAATCTTCCTGTAATTTCTTATATAAATCATCTGCTGTTGCTTTGGCATCTCCAATTATCCCTACTGCTACCGGATGTGTTCTTGCTATATTTCTCGGATTAATATCTACTTGAATAATCTTTGCATTCTTTGGGAAATAATCGATGTCATAGCACGGCAACGTACCAAATACGGATAACCGTGTGCCAATTGCTAACACGACATCTGCTTCCTGCAAGGAGTACATTGCAGACTTTGCTCCCATATAACCAATTGGTCCAACAGCGAGCGGGTGATCTGCAGGGAATGCATCATTGTGCATATATGATACAGCAACAGGAGCAGTCAAATGCTCTGCAATCTTTGCTACCGTATCCACGCCGTCTGCATCAACAGCGCCACGCCCTGAGATAATAACCGGTTTTTCAGCATTTTTCAAAAGTGAAACTGCTTCTTCAATTGCTGCCGGATCTCCACTGCCTCGCTTATCTGTACGGTACTGACTTGGTTCCAAAATATAATCTTCCAACTCACCGTAGAATAAATCTCTCGGAATATCATACAGTACTGGTCCTCTTTCAGCATAAGCTATACGAAAAGCTGTACGAAGGCAATCTGCCACACGACTCTTATGTGTAACACGTACCGTTTCCTTCGTTATATCTTCAAAAATAGAAACTTGGTTTGCTTCTTGGAACCCATCCCATCCAATTGTAGGAGTACCTGCAGATGGAGAAATCACTACCATTGGTGTATGAGCTTGGTTTGCTGCCGCAACAGATGTGACCATGTTTGTGATACCAGGCCCATTTTGACCTATTACAACACCAGCTGTACCGGAAACACGCGTATACGCATCGGCCATATGTGCTGCGCTCTGCTCATGTCGAACAGGTAGAAAACGGATTCCTGCTGTTGGGAACAAATCTAACATATCCATGAATGCAGAACCTACAATACCGTATACCTCTTTCACGTTTTCTTGTACTAGTGTTTCAACTATCGCCTCACTAGGGGTCATTTTCACCTTTTTATTTACTGCTGCTTTTACTTCTGTTTGTTGTTTTGCCATTTCAAATTCCTCCTTTGTTAAACATATAGACTCTCTTTGAGCTGTGGCTTTAGCAACTGATTAGCAAACCACCCTATCCTCTTTTCCATTCATTTGTTTCAATTCATCTATAAATAGGTCTACAGTAGATTTAAGCACTTGATCTTTTCGAAAAGCTATATAGAAATAACGATAAAAAGATAAGTTTTTTATTGGATAGGATGTTAATAAATTTAATTGTTTCTCCTTCACAATTGCATTTTGCGATATAATGGAGACCCCCAGTCCTGATTCTACTGCAGATTTAATTGCTTCCGTGCTTCCCAGTTCCATTACTACGTTTAGGTCATCCATGGTGATCCCTGCCTGCTTAAGATATTGATTAACAACCGCTCTTGTTCCCGATCCTCTTTCCCGAGTGATGAGAGGCACGTTTTTTAATTGTTCTAAAGTAATATCATCTTCATTGTCGAAATAATTTGGTGCAGCAATTAAAATAAGCTCATCTTCCAAGAAAGGTTCAATCATAATCTGTGGATCATCCATCGGCGTCTCAATTAATCCTACATCGATTAACTGATCTTTTATATGGGTCACAATTCGATCTGAGTTGGAAATCTCCATCCGCATTTGAATAAGTGGATATAAATCTTTGAACTTCTTTAAAAATGATGGGAGAATATACTCTCCAATTGTAAAGCTGCAACCAATTCCAAGTTCTCCATAGGTCGTTTCCTCAATATCCTGGATTTCCTTCTTTGCAAGGTCACTAAGACGGACAATTTCTTTAGCATGATGGAGAAGAATTTTAGCTGACTGTGTCATCTTCACCTTTTTTGTCGTTCTTTCAAATAGCTTTGTATTTAATTCCTCTTCCAATGCTTTCACCTGTGAAGTAATTGTGGGCTGAGTTACAAAAAGAATTCTTGCAGCCTCGGAAAAGCTTTTCTTTTCCGCTACCGCAATAAATGTTTTTAAACGTTCGTAATTCAAGTGAAACCCGTCCCTTCAGCTTACCTTTAACTCATCGCTAAATGTTTCGAATTACCGATTGTACAGTTTCGACAAGAAAATCCAAGTCTTCTTCTGTGCTAGTTAATGGAGGCGCAACAATAATAACGTTATTTTGACCTGGAACGGTATCGCCATTTCTTCCAATAATTAAACCTTTTGCTTTACAAGCTCCTACAATTTCATTCATTTTTGCATCGTCCAGTGGCCTCTTGGAATCTTTGTCTGTCACCATCTCTAAACCGAGTAAAAAGCCAACTTGGCGAACTTCTCCAACATTTTCATGGTTAATAAGGTCGTGTAGTTTTCCAAGTTTTGTTTTACCTAGTTCGCGCACCCGTTCCACTAAATTCTCTCTTTCAATGATCTCAATGTTTTTCAGTGCTACCGCGCATGCTGCCGGGTGTCCACCATATGTGGATACATGACGAAAATGATTGTCTTTACCTGCTTCTTTAAATGCTTCATAGATGTCTGATTTAACAGCTGTGGCTCCTAGAGGCAGGTACCCACTTGTTAATCCTTTTGCCATTGTCACGATATCAGGCTGAACACCTTCCGCATGTTTGAAACCAAACATTTCACCTGTTCGGCCATAGCCTGATACAACTTCATCCATAATCAGTAAGACATTGTAGCGTTTACATATTTCAGCAATTCGCTGAATGTATTTCATTGATGGAATAATTACCCCGCCACCAGAAATAAACGGTTCCATAATAAATGCTGCTACGGTTTCTTCCCCTTCCCAATTAATCATTTCTTCAACTAACTGGGCAGCTTTCAAATCGGATTCTTCC contains the following coding sequences:
- a CDS encoding APC family permease, whose product is MAKREQLERTLKPQWVWAIAFGSAVGWGAFVLPVDWMSMAGPLGVILGFMIGALLMIIIGVSYGFLVEKLPVSGGEFAYAYYGLGRYHAFLCGWFLTLGYMSIVALNASALALLGKFVLPSVIEQGFMYNIAGWEVYAGEVIVACLALIVFAFLNIRGASLSGFSQYIFCLILIVGVVLLTIGMVFHPSSSFSNMQPLFKPGIGAISSIIAIVAIAPWAYIGFDNIPQAAEEFNFSPKKSFKLIVIALICAGLTYSMTVMATGVGQPWTAAMEEGSVWGTGTIVQNAFGTGGLVLLSFALLMGVFTGLNGFYMTTSRLLFAMGRAKVLPNIFSKLHPKHNTPHIGIIFTLALTIMAPFFGRQALLWVVDMSALGVTIAYFYACFVAYKLFKWNDKKVPNERPFMIVAPGRKFLSLLGTICSAAFFLLLVVPGSPGFLSLPSWIALFVWIGLGGIFFLVRFKSYRAVPKAEMDHLVLGDYVDKEPGKDSSQLKDLAAISSVEDIK
- a CDS encoding N-acetylmuramoyl-L-alanine amidase, which translates into the protein MNVLKKCMLSSFILLFFFTIIPAVHAAEGQMYRVNVNTIELKEAPKDDASVIGQLIEGDKLTTFENNDGWVKTFYRGEAGWVHEKNLQAIHLNAEGKPIPEEKSPQSYKAITPKGGLINLPAERTKLVSPNLKSASMEITRGEENKLSGYHFIIDAGHGGKDGGALAKKMKEKDLTLSTAKLLAEELKEEGADVTLSRTDDTYISLDDRAHISNSSDADAFISIHYNANKNSKAAGISTFYHSSKHSKLANRIQSALVLATSMNDRGTKQANYKVLRSNRKPALLLELGFITNPDELEKIKSMTYQQNAAKGIVEGIKRHFLKND
- the xsc gene encoding sulfoacetaldehyde acetyltransferase, whose translation is MAKQQTEVKAAVNKKVKMTPSEAIVETLVQENVKEVYGIVGSAFMDMLDLFPTAGIRFLPVRHEQSAAHMADAYTRVSGTAGVVIGQNGPGITNMVTSVAAANQAHTPMVVISPSAGTPTIGWDGFQEANQVSIFEDITKETVRVTHKSRVADCLRTAFRIAYAERGPVLYDIPRDLFYGELEDYILEPSQYRTDKRGSGDPAAIEEAVSLLKNAEKPVIISGRGAVDADGVDTVAKIAEHLTAPVAVSYMHNDAFPADHPLAVGPIGYMGAKSAMYSLQEADVVLAIGTRLSVFGTLPCYDIDYFPKNAKIIQVDINPRNIARTHPVAVGIIGDAKATADDLYKKLQEDLPNTTSDTSRLQKISKRKEEWEKELVDLALEDGDPINPRRALLELTKALPENTIISTDIGNVSSTANAYLKFNQTRRHIAALTFGNTGFAYPAALGAQLAEPDAPVAAIIGDGAWGMSLHEVSTAVEQNIPVIACVFNNKSWAAEKKNQVDYYDNRFIGSDIEAPDFAEVAKSMGALGYTIEKPEDIGPVVKEVLEQRKPAVLNIYVDGTQLAPPFRRDALKMPTRLLDKYKHLDYGVWGK
- a CDS encoding selenium metabolism-associated LysR family transcriptional regulator, coding for MNYERLKTFIAVAEKKSFSEAARILFVTQPTITSQVKALEEELNTKLFERTTKKVKMTQSAKILLHHAKEIVRLSDLAKKEIQDIEETTYGELGIGCSFTIGEYILPSFLKKFKDLYPLIQMRMEISNSDRIVTHIKDQLIDVGLIETPMDDPQIMIEPFLEDELILIAAPNYFDNEDDITLEQLKNVPLITRERGSGTRAVVNQYLKQAGITMDDLNVVMELGSTEAIKSAVESGLGVSIISQNAIVKEKQLNLLTSYPIKNLSFYRYFYIAFRKDQVLKSTVDLFIDELKQMNGKEDRVVC
- a CDS encoding aminotransferase, with product MKTESEMNTGVGVESPRLWNAMHRFNPDALQTVAAKGEGAWFTDEAGNKYLDGVSGLWCLNLGHGQQEIVDAAAEQMKNLSYFPLTMSHQPAIKLASKISELLGADYQTFFSNSGSEANETAFKIVRQYHNQTGNPGKYKFISRYRAYHGSTLGALSATAQANRRVKYDPGMPGFLHVYPPYSYRSIFGGEPEESDLKAAQLVEEMINWEGEETVAAFIMEPFISGGGVIIPSMKYIQRIAEICKRYNVLLIMDEVVSGYGRTGEMFGFKHAEGVQPDIVTMAKGLTSGYLPLGATAVKSDIYEAFKEAGKDNHFRHVSTYGGHPAACAVALKNIEIIERENLVERVRELGKTKLGKLHDLINHENVGEVRQVGFLLGLEMVTDKDSKRPLDDAKMNEIVGACKAKGLIIGRNGDTVPGQNNVIIVAPPLTSTEEDLDFLVETVQSVIRNI